The following DNA comes from Acidimicrobiia bacterium.
GCGTCCCGAGTCCGTAGCAGGGCTGGTGGAAGGCGCGGTGCGAGTAGGAGTGGCTGGCGACCTCGAAGAGCGGGTCGGCGGCGATGCGTCGGGTGAGGTCCGGGTACCGTTCCATCCACTTCCCGGCCAGGAAGATCGTCGCCGGGACTTGCAGCCGGTCGAGCTCGTCGAGCACCGCGACGTTGGCGAACGACGCCACCCTGCCGGAGTTCAGCTCCTGGATCATGGCGTCGGTGAGGTTCGAATCGAACGTGAGCGCGACCGAAGACCGGTCCCGGGGCCCGCTGGCCACGACCGGTGCCCGGTCCGGCCACGGGGGCAGGTTCGTCGGCGGCGGCGGCGCGGTGGTCGGTGGGTCTGTCGCCGGCGTCGGGTCCACGTTCGGCGCCGCGCGCGACCCGACGTCGTGGCGGCTCGAGCCCGCGCCGGACGACACGGCCGCGAAGCTGGCCGCGGCGAGCACGGCCGCGAGCGCGAAGACCCCGATGACGACCAGCGCGCGTCGCCGGCCCGGCCGCGAGCGGCCGCGCGCCGAACTCCGCCCAGACCTGCGCCGCTCCGTCACGACCCCGATGGCTACCCGTTGACCGATCTGCCCGCAGCGCCCATTCAAGCAAACCGTCGAGCACAACCGGGGTCGCCACGAAGCGTCGTGACCGCGCGACGCGAACGCCGGCGTGGGCGGGCCACCCACAGCGCCACCGGCGACCACCAGCGGGCGGAGATCCGCGGCTCGCCCCCTCTCGGCTGAGCGCGCCGAACGACGAGCCGCGCGCCGTCGTCACCGCCGCCGCTGGCGCGCGATCTGTCGTCCAGCACCCGAACCTGCCATCATGCCCAGGCGCTATGGCAGTGAGTGTGCAGAGCCCGATCCTTCGAAGGAGCGTATGGGCGGCGCTTGGCGCCGTCCTGCTCGTCGGCCTCGGGTTCCTGATCGGACGTTGGACCGACAGCGGGGGCGGATCGACCGCGGCGCCGACGGGCGTGGTCGTCACGTCGAACGCCCGCGTGACGGCGTGCGAACGCGCTCTCGGCCTCAGCAATCCGGGCCGATTCCGATTCGTGTGGCACAAGCGTGACGCCCAGTTCGCTGGCGTCATCTTCCGAATCGCGGCGCTCTGCGACTCGGTCCCGTCGCGGCCCGCCCAGGACTGCGAGGTCAAGGGTCTCGCGAAGCTCGGGTACTCCTCGTCCGCGCCGGCGTTCCAGCAGGTCGGCTCCTTCTGCTCGGCCCGCTATCCCAACGGGAGTCAGCTCTCGAGGCTCCCCAAGCGAACGCCGACCACGCCGTCCTCGTGAGGCCGGATCGCGCGCCGGCCGTGACGCGCGCGGCGCCGCGGTCGGAGGCGGTCGGCAGCGTCAGCGCGCCAGGACCAGGCTCGCCTCACTCGGACCCGGCGCCGACCGTCGGGACTGACGGCGTGGTGCCCGTGTGCGTCGCCGTCGGCCCGATGTAGTCCTGCAGGGGCGCCGGGTGCAGGCCGGCGGCGTCCAGGAGCGGGAACAGCGTCCGGAGGTCCTGGAGCAGCCCCGGGCCCCAGTGCATCAGCACGATGTCGCCCGGTCGCGGGCCGCCCGGGCGGGCGAAGCTGAGCTGATGGTCGCTGAACTTGGCGTCCCACCGCACGGTCGCGTACATCCCGCAGTAGCCGACGGCCCGATCGGTGAACTGGTTCTCGGCCCCGCCCGGAGGGCGGGCGAGCAGCGGACGGCGACCGAACGTCGCACCGATCAGGTCCGCGGCCGGACAGAGCTCGACGCCGGCCTGCTGACTCAGGGAGAGCCGAGCCAGGTCGGCGTGGTGCATCGTGTGGTTCTCGACCGTGCCACCGAGCTGGATGACCTGACGGTAGAAGTCGGCGTCGCGCTGGGCGATCGGCGCGATGAGGAACGCGGTCACCGGCGCGTGGCGGGCCTGCAGGAAGGCGAGGACGTCGGGAAGCGGGTGCCAGCCGTCGTCGATGGTGACGAACACGACGGGGTCGGTCGTGACCACGTGGTCCACGCGAGGAGCCACCGCCGGGGGCGGCGGAATCGTCGTCGTGGTGCTCGGAGGTGCCGTTGCCGCGGTCGTCGGGATCGGCGCCGACCGGTGGGCGCGCGGTCGCGCCGTCGCGCTGACGCCGGAGTCCAGCGTCCCCGACCGCGCCACGACGAAGCTCGCCAGGCCGGCGACGAGGAGCACGACACCCGCGCCGACGAGCAGCAGGCGTCGGCGGTGGCGACGTCGGCGCCGCTGCCGCCGCCCCGAGCTGCCCGCAGTCGTCCTCTCCACCTGCACCACATCCACGCGACCCGCATCCGCACGACCCGCATCCGTACGACCCGCGCCCCGGGACACGGCCGCCGACGGACGATCTGCACAACGATACGGGGGACGGCGTCTGGCGTCACCGTCGGCGGGGCCGACCGGCGCGCCCGCCGTCGGGGTCGACCCGATTCCGACCACGGTGCGCGACGCGCCGTCCGGGCGGAGGTGGGTGGAGGTGACGGGACTTGAACCCGTGACTTCTTCGTTGCGAACGAAGCGCTCTACCGGGCTGAGCTACACCCCCGGGCGGTCGGTCAGCGTACCAGCGAGGCCCGCGGGCTCAGCTCGTCTGGCGTTGCGAGGCCGCCACCGCGGGGTGACCCGGGTTCAGCGCCCGGTCGGCGCACGGCTCGTCCGCGCGTCGAGGTGGGCGTCGAAGCGTCCGAGCACGACGGCGTTGGTGATGTCTCCGCGCGTGCGCTCCAGCACCGCGCGCAGCGCGTCGGTCGACCGTCGGAGCCCGCCGGTCAGCGCGTCGGGGTAGTCGATGCTGACGAGGAGCTCGTACGCCGCCTCCATGCTGGCGAAGAGCGACTCGGCCTCCTCGGTGTCGTCGTCGCGGAGGCGGTCGAGGACGGCCCGCCGCAGCTCGCTGGCCGCCTCGGCCAGCCCGTTCAGGTAGGCCGGCGGCTCGACGCGCAAGGCGTCGGCGTCGGGGATGGGCTGATGGGCGACGAAGGCCAGCGTCAGGTTGGCCTCGGCGAACTCCTTCTGGGCGTCGTGGAGGTAGCCGGCCTCCCGGACTGCGGGGTGCGCGGCCGTGGCCGCGGCCGCCTCCGCGAGGGCTGTGCTGGCGGCGGCGATGTGGCCCCGCGCCTCGTCGAGCCCGCGCCGGTGGACGGCCCGGATGGCCAGCGCGCAGTCGCGGGTCGCCCGCCGGCAGAGCGGAAGGGTCAGCTCACGCGCCTCGTGGCGGGCCTCGAGGACTGCGCTGGCGGCGGCGCCGGCCTCGCGGAGCTCCCGCGGGCGGTCCGGCTCCACCGGTTCGGTCAGGACGTCGCGGTGCGGCGGAGCGCGAGCGCGGGCTCGCTGCCGGGGCTCGTGTCGGTGAGGGCCGGAAGCGTCCGCAGCCGGCGAGTGGCGGTGTGCAGGGGGCGCACCTTGCTCCGGCGCTCGTGGTCGCGGGCCTTGAGCTGCAGCAGCAGGTACACGTACCCGCCGAGCAGCACGTCGGTGATGAGGTGGAGGGCGACGAACACGATCGTGCCCCCACTGAACAGGGCCATGACGAGCGTGATCCCCGCCGCGCACAGCAGGCCGACGAGCACGTCGCGGCGTCGACGCTGGGCCGGGGTCATGCCGCCAGGGGGACGCATCGACCCGAGGCCGCCCATCGGGCCCACCGGGCCCATGAGCGGCTGGACCGGCGCCAGGTCAGGTTCGCTGCCGCGGACGCGGTCGACCGCGGATGTGAACATCGACATGACCTCGGCGACGCCGCCGCTGACGCCGGAGCCGCCGCCTTCGGCGCGAGCCCGCAAGATCGGTGGGAGGAGAACCGCCGCCCAGAGGATGGCCAGAACCAGGATGACGACGACCGCCACGGCTTCCCTGCTACCCCTCGCTCCGCCTCAACGCAACACGGCGGACCCGAAGGGACTCCGCCGTGGTTGGAAGGGAGGTTAGTCAGGGCGGCGAGGCCGGGGGCAACTCTTGGGGACGAAAACGCGAGAAAGTTCAGATCTCCCCTGAGTGGTCATCTGCGCGCCGCCAGTGACCAGATCGGCCGCCGGTCTTCTCCCACAAGGCGAGCCGCTCGATCGTCATCCCCCGGTCAACCGATTTGCACATGTCGTAGATGGTCAGGGCAGCCACGGCGGCGGCGGTGAGGGCCTCCATCTCGACCCCGGTGCGGTCGACGGTGTCGACCTGGGCCTCCACCTCGACGTGGGCCTCCTCGATGCGGAAGTTGACGTAGATCGCCCCGACCAGCAGCGGATGGCAGAGCGGGAGCAGGGCCGGGGTCTGCTTGGCGGCCTGGATCCCCGCCACCCGGGCCACGGCCAGCACGTCGCCCTTCGTGATGGCGCCGGACGCGATCTTCGAGGCCGTGTCGGGGTGCATGTGGACCTGGCAGCGGGCGACGGCCCGGCGGTGACTCGGCTCCTTGGCCGTGACGTCGACCATCCGGGCCCGCCCGAGCGGGTCCAGGTGGGTGAACTCGGAGGCGGTCACGCCGCTCCAGTGTACGGGCGGCGGCGCGGGCCGGCGGCGTTGGCGCCGTCCTGGAAGCCGGTGGTGACGCCGTCGACGAGGGCGGCCGCCACGACGACAACGAGCGCGGTCACGCTCCTGGTGGAATCGGACTACCCGCCGATCTGGCTCATCGTGCGGGCAGGGCGCACGAAGTCGACGCGGCCGATCCGGTGACCGGCCCACTTGGCGCCGACCGCGCTCGCGACCGCAGCGGCGACGGCGTCGTCGACGGCCGCCGCGTCTTCCGGGCCGCGCAGGATGGCGCGCAGGTCCATCTCGTCGAGGGCGAAGAGGCAGGTGCGGAACCGACCCTCGGCGGTGATCCGCACCCGGTCGCAGTCCCCGCAGAACGGCTCGGAGACGCTGGCGATGACGCCGACGTCACCGCACCCGTCGGCGTAGCGGTGCCGGGCCGCGGGCTCGACGTGGCCCCCAGTATCCGCGTCGACCTCGAGGGGGAACACGCGGTCGATGCGGTCGAGGATCTCCTGGGCGGGCACCACTTGGTCCATCGACCACTCGCCCTGAGCGTCGAGCGGCATGAACTCGATGAACCGGACCCCGACGCCGCGCGCGCGTCCGAAGGCGGCGAGGTCGACGACCTCGGCGTCGTTGACGCCGCGGATGACGACGCAGTTCAGCTTCACCGGGTCGAGTCCGGCGTCGAGGGCGGCGTCGATTCCGGCGAGCACCCGGTCGAGCTCGTCGCGGCGGGTCAGGGCCCGGAAGGTCTCGGGGCACAGCGAGTCGAGCGAGACGTTCACGCGGCGCAGCCCGGCGGCGGCGAGGTCGGCCGCGAGCTCGGGGAGGCGAACCCCGTTCGTGGTCATGGCGAGGTCCACGCCGAGCGGCGCCAGCAGCTCGAAGAGCCGGGGCAGGTGGGCTCGGACGGTGGGCTCCCCGCCGGTCACCCGCACGGCCTCGAACCCGAACCGCTCGACGCAGATCCGCGCCACGCGGGCTTGCTCCTCGTAGGTCAGGAGCTCGTCCCGGTCGAGCCACTCCATCCCGTCGGCCGGCATGCAGTAGGTGCAGCGGAAGTTGCAGCGGTCCGTGATCGAGATCCGCAGGTCCTGGGCCCGGCGTCCGAACGAGTCCCGCAGTGAAACCGCCATCGGCACAGGGTACGTCGGGTGGGTCAGGACTGGCCCTTGACACGGCGACCACTCTCTGCTGTCATAGTGCCCGTCCAGTCACACAGAGTGACGGGACGGAGGACAACCGAGCCACCTCTCGGGGAGGCGACGATCCGCCGGCCGTAACTGGTCGCTGAGGGCCGGCGGGGAGCCAGGCGAAACCGGCCCCAGCATCTGGGGGCCGGTCGTCGTCGTTGCTGGATCGAGAGAGGGACCAGGCTGGTGGCTCGGGCTTCGCGGCACCGTGGGACAGGGGTGGGGCTCCCCGCGGTCGCTGACACCCGGACCGCCGGCTTGGCCGCTCGCGCGGGTACCGCTCTCGAGCACGTCGGGCAACCCGGCGCGCCGCGGCAGCTGCTCGTTGGGGTTGGCGGGCTGCTGCCGGTCTGCGAGTCGGGCGGGGTCAGCAACGGCGGGGTCGAGACGCCATCGGCGGTGGCGGTCCGGGTTCATCGTGGAGCCCGGACCCCCCGCGGGTGCCGATCGGGCTGAACGGCGCCTGATGGCGCGGGCTCCGGCCTTCTTGGGGCGGGCCGGAGCCGACCCCCTCCTTTCGTCGGGCCGTCAGTGGTCGGCGACACCGTCCAGGCGGAGGACCTGCAGCGAGCCGCCGGCGGGCACGCCGTCACCGTCGGGCACCAGCGCCAGGCCGTTCGCCGCCGCCGTGGCCGACAGGACGTTGCTGGCCTGATCACCGGTCCGCGCCGCGGCGTAGCCGTCGTCGGTGGCCCGGAGCCGCACCCGGTCGAGGTGCAGCTTGCCGTCGGGTCGGCGCGCGAATCGGTGCTCGGCCCGCGCGCTGACCTCGGGCCGGAAGCGGTGGGGGTGGCCCATCCGCTGCAGGAGCGCGGGGCGGGCGAAGCACTCGAAGCTCACGAGCGAGGAGACGGGGTTGCCCGGGAGCCCGAACACCGGCACCCCGGACACCAGGCCGAAGGCGAGCGGCTTGGCGGGCTTGATCGCGACCTGGCGCGCCACGAGCGTGCCGAGTCGCGCCAGCGCAGCCTTCACGTAGTCGTAGTCGCCGACGGACACGCCGCCGCTCGTCAGCACCGCGTCGCAGCTGTCGGTCGCCTCCTGCAGCGTGGCGACGATGCGGGCCTCGTCGTCGGCGACGACCCCGAGGTCCACGGCCTCGCAGCCCGCCTCGCGGGTCAGGGCCACCAGCATGGGCCGGTTCGAGTCGCGGATCTGGCCCGGCGCCAAGCTCCCCGCCGCCCCGGCGTCGACGAGCTCGTCACCGGTCGAGAGGACCGCCACCCGGGGTCGCCGGACGACGGGGACGCGGGCGACCCCCACGCTCGCCAGCACGCCGAGGTGCGCGGCGCCGAGCACGGTGCCCGGCCCGAAGACGACGGCGCCGGCGGCGAGGTCACCGCCCGCGGGTCGGACGTGATCGCCGGAGGCCGCGGCCGCGCCGATCAGCACGCCGTCGGAACCGTCGGGCGCGGTCCGCTCCACCATCACCACCGCGTCGGCGCCCGGTGGCATGGGCGCGCCGGTCATGATCCGGATGGCCTCGCCGTCCGCGACGGCCCGCTCGGGAGCCCGGCCGGCCGGCAGCTCGCCGACCACCTGGAGCCGGACCGGTGCGTCGGGGCCCGCGGCCGCGGTGTCCGCCGCCCGCACGGCGTAGCCGTCCATCGCCGTGTTCGCGAACGGCGGCACCGCGGCGTCGCTGCGGACCTCCTCGGCGAGGGCGAGCCCGAGGGCGCCGTCGAGGTCGACGGTCATGGGCGCGAGGGGGGTCACCGCCGCCAGCACCTCGCGCTGGACCACGTCGAGCGGGACGAGGCTCATCCCAGGTTCCGACGGCGGACGAGGTCGGCGAGGAGGGCACCGAGGTCCGGCCCCAGGTCGGGGCGAGCCAGCGCCAGCTCGATGTTGGCGCGCAGGTAGTCGAGCCGCTGGCCGATGTCGTACCGGCCCTCGGAGAAGACGACGCCGTGCACCGGCTCCCGGTCGAGCAGGTTCGCCACCGCGTCGGTCAGCTGGAGCTCGCCGCCGACCCCGGGCTTCGTCCTCGCCAGCGCGTCGAAGATGGCCGGCGGGAACACGTAGCGGCCGATCACGGCCAAGTTCGACGGCGCCTCGGCGGGCGCCGGCTTCTCGACGAGGCCGTGCACGCGGGCCAGCCCGGGCTCGATCGGTTCCACCGCGGCGGACCCGTAGGCCGAGATCTCGGCGGGGCTGACCTCCATGAGGGCGAGCACCGCGCCGCCGCGCGCGGCTTGCACCGCGAGCATGCGCCGCAGCAGCTGGGCGTCGTCCACCATGATGTCGTCGCCGAGCATCACCGCGAACGACTCGTTGCCGACGTGATCGCGCGCGACCGAGACCGCGTGCCCGAGCCCGAGGGCGTCGCGCTGGCGGATGTAGTGGAGCTCGGCCAGGTTGCTCGTGGCCTGGACCTCGCGGAGCATCTCGTCCTTGTGCCGCGCCTCGAGGTAGGTCTCGAGCTCGACGTTGCGGTCGAAGTGGTCCTCGATGGCGCCCTTCCCCCGTCCGGTGATCACCAGCACGTCCCGGAGGCCGGCCCGGACCGCCTCCTCGACCACGTACTGGATCGACGGCTTGTCGACGACGGGCAGCATCTCCTTCGGCTGGTTCTTGGTGACCGGCAGGAACCGAGTGCCGAGCCCCGCGGCCGGGATGACGACCTTCCGCACCGGCGTCGTCACGCCGCGACGCTCCCGTCGTCGTCGGCGCGCCCGAGCCCGTGCTCCTCACCCTTCACGAGGCGGCGGAGGTTGGCGAGGTGGCGGGCGACGACGAGCGCGGCGAGGCCACCGGTGACGGCCAGGTCGAGGGCGGAGCCGTCGCGCAGAGCGACGATCGCCGGGATCGCGAGCGCGCAGACCACGGAGGCGATCGAGGCCTTCTTCAACCCGCGGGCGATGACGACCCACGCCAGCGCGACCGCGACAGTCTCGAAGGGGAAGACGACCGCCATGACGCCGCCGGCGGTGGCGACGCCGCGGCCCCCACGCAGCCGGCGCGTGACGGGGAACACGTGGCCGACCACCGCGGCGACGCCCAGGATGAAGGCACCGCGATGGCCGTCCAGGGCCAGGCCGCCGCCGGCTGCCGCCGCGCCCTTGCCGACGTCGAGGACCAGGACGAGCAGGCCGGCCTTCCAGCCGAGGAGCCGGAAGGTGTTCGACGCTCCCGGGTTGCCGGAGCCCTCGCGCAGGATGTCGCGGCCCCCGCTTCGGGCGACGAGCGACGCGCTCGGGAACGTGCCGAGGAGGTACGCCACCGGGATGAGGGCCAGGACCACCAGCACGCAGTGAGTCTCGCTCGCCGACGGGGGCCCGGGGGAGTGTTGGGATGACGGAGGGCCCCACCGGCGTTACCCTTAGCAGTCAACGGTTCCGAGTGCCAGCGCCGTCGGCGTCGGTCCCGGAGCCGGAGCGAGCGGAGGGGCGATGCCCACGTATCGGTACCGCTGCGGCGAGTGCGGCGAGGAGTTCGAGCTCTGGCAGTCGATCCGGGACGACGCCCTGCAGGTCCACGACCACGGCTGCGGCGGGCAGCTCGTGAAGGTGATGACCCCGGCGGGGATCGTCCTGAAGGGCTCCGGGTTCTACAAGACCGACAGCCGGTCGGCCTCCTCGGGACGCGGGCGCCGCGACGGCACCACGGACGGGGGCAAGGACGGCGACAAGGACGGCGAGCGGGGTCGCGACAGCGGCGGCGAGAAGACCGGGGACCGCGGAGACCGCTCGACGGCGACCGAGCCGACGCCCTCGAAGGACGCCGAGCCGTCGGCCCCTGCCCCGGGTGGGCCGTCCTCGACGGGGGCCGCCGCGTCGTGAGCGGCCCGACCCCGGTCGCCCGAGGGGCGGCGGTCGAGGCCGTGATCTTCGACTACGGCGGCGTGATCTCGGTGCGGCTCCTCGACGATCTCGACCGCTTCGAGGATGCCATGGGCTACCCGTCGGGCGCCGTCCACGAGCTCATGTTCGGGCCGACGACGCGGGGCGACGGCGCGCCGGTCCCCGACTTCCACCGCCTCGAGACCGGCGAGCTGTCGCTGGCCGAGTACGTGCAGGGGCTGGCACGGCGGGCCCCGGAGGTGCTCGGGCGCCCCCTCGACGTCGACGCCTACCGGGCCTTCACCGCCTCGTCGGCGGTGGCGGTCTACTGGCCCGTCGTGCACCGGGTGCGGGCCCTGCGGGACGACGGGCTGCGGCTGGCGCTGCTCACGAACAACGTGCGCGAGTTCGGCGCCGCCTGGCGAGCCACGTTCCCCGTCGACGACCTCTTCCCGCTCGTCGTGGACTCGAGCGCGGTGGGGATGCGCAAGCCCGACCGGGCCATCTTCGAGCACACCTGCGCGCTGCTCGAGGTGGACCCCGGCGCGACGGTGTTCGTCGACGACAACGCCGAGAACGTCGCCGCCGCCGCCGCGCTCGGCCTCGAGCCCGTGCTCTTCGGCACGGACCCGCTGGCGTCCCTGGCGGCCCTCGACGCCGTGCTCGAACGGCGCGGGGTCAGGCCCCGCTGACCTGCATCTCGCCGACGAGGAGCGTGACGCCGGCCGTCGACCCGGGCAGCCACGTGAGGTCGCCGCCGACCTCGGTCACGTCGAGGAGGATGCGCTGCAACGTCGACGCCACCGTGACCTCTCGCACCGGCTCGGCGAGCGCGCCGTCGCGGATCATGAGCCCGACCGCCCCGACCGAGAAGTCGCCGCTCACGGGGCTCGTGCCCGAGTGCAGGCCGCTCACCGTCTGGACGTAGAGCCCGACCGGAAGCGAGCCGATGATCTCGTCCGGCGCGCGTGTCCCCGGGGCGAGCGCCAGGGCCCGCGCCCCGACGCCGGGCGGCGCGCCGACGCCGCGCACGGCGGAGCCCGTCGTGCCGTCACCGGAGCGCCGACCCGTGTACACGTTGTGGAGGAAGCCGCGCAGCTGGCCGTCGGCGACCAGCACCGTCGCCCGGGTCGGCACTCCCTCGGCGTCGTGGGTCGACGCGCCCCGGGCCGCGGGGTCGGTCGGGTCGTCCACGAGCGTGACCGTCGACGAGGCCACCGCCGAGCCCTCGCGACCGACCAGCATCGACCGGCCCTTCAGGACCGCCTCGCCGGAGAGCGCGGCGGCGACGACACCGAGGAGCGAGGCGGTCACGAGCGGGTCGAGGACCACCGGGAGGCGTTGCGAGCGAGGTTGGGTGGCGCCGAGGAGCCGGACCCCCCGGTCGACGGCGTCGCGTGCGGCGGCGTCGACGTCGAGGTCGGTCGTCGTGCGCCCGATCGAGAACCCGTAGCCGGTACGGGTCTCGTCGCCATCGGCCGCGAGCGCGGCGACGGAGCAGGAGCACGCCGTCCGTCGCGTCGCGGCCTCGACGCCGACGGAGCTGGCCACGGCCGCCTCGACGGCGGCGTCGTGGTAGGTGGCGGCCTCCACGCCGCGGATCCGGTGGTCGGCCGCGCCGGTCGCGCGCTCGAGCGCGAGCGCCAGGTCGACCTTCGCGGCCGTCGGCACCGCCGCCAGCTCCTCACGCCAGAGGTCGAGCGCGACCGGGGTCACGGCGGCGGCCTCGGCCGGGGTGGGGAGGCCCTGCCAGGGGTCGGGAGCGGCGAAGCGAGCGTTGTCGCGGGCCTCGGCGAGCGTCTCGTCGAGCACCACGGGGTCGAGCGTGCCGGCGGACGCGTAGCCCTGCCGGCCGTCGCGCAGGACCCGAACGCCGACACCGGCCTGCTCGGCGACGGTGAGCGACTCGACCTCGCCCCGCAGCAC
Coding sequences within:
- a CDS encoding polysaccharide deacetylase family protein, whose product is MTERRRSGRSSARGRSRPGRRRALVVIGVFALAAVLAAASFAAVSSGAGSSRHDVGSRAAPNVDPTPATDPPTTAPPPPTNLPPWPDRAPVVASGPRDRSSVALTFDSNLTDAMIQELNSGRVASFANVAVLDELDRLQVPATIFLAGKWMERYPDLTRRIAADPLFEVASHSYSHRAFHQPCYGLGTLPAAQMADDVRHSEALLRLFSTRATPYFRFPGGCYDDAALRAVAPTGVTVVQYDVASGDAFGTSVRAIVSNTLASSRNGSIIVMHITGGNTAPLTAQAVPFVVNGLRQRGFRLVKLSDLLAPAGG
- a CDS encoding polysaccharide deacetylase family protein, with the protein product MQVERTTAGSSGRRQRRRRRHRRRLLLVGAGVVLLVAGLASFVVARSGTLDSGVSATARPRAHRSAPIPTTAATAPPSTTTTIPPPPAVAPRVDHVVTTDPVVFVTIDDGWHPLPDVLAFLQARHAPVTAFLIAPIAQRDADFYRQVIQLGGTVENHTMHHADLARLSLSQQAGVELCPAADLIGATFGRRPLLARPPGGAENQFTDRAVGYCGMYATVRWDAKFSDHQLSFARPGGPRPGDIVLMHWGPGLLQDLRTLFPLLDAAGLHPAPLQDYIGPTATHTGTTPSVPTVGAGSE
- a CDS encoding haloacid dehalogenase: MEPDRPRELREAGAAASAVLEARHEARELTLPLCRRATRDCALAIRAVHRRGLDEARGHIAAASTALAEAAAATAAHPAVREAGYLHDAQKEFAEANLTLAFVAHQPIPDADALRVEPPAYLNGLAEAASELRRAVLDRLRDDDTEEAESLFASMEAAYELLVSIDYPDALTGGLRRSTDALRAVLERTRGDITNAVVLGRFDAHLDARTSRAPTGR
- the moaC gene encoding cyclic pyranopterin monophosphate synthase MoaC, with the translated sequence MTASEFTHLDPLGRARMVDVTAKEPSHRRAVARCQVHMHPDTASKIASGAITKGDVLAVARVAGIQAAKQTPALLPLCHPLLVGAIYVNFRIEEAHVEVEAQVDTVDRTGVEMEALTAAAVAALTIYDMCKSVDRGMTIERLALWEKTGGRSGHWRRADDHSGEI
- the moaA gene encoding GTP 3',8-cyclase MoaA, yielding MAVSLRDSFGRRAQDLRISITDRCNFRCTYCMPADGMEWLDRDELLTYEEQARVARICVERFGFEAVRVTGGEPTVRAHLPRLFELLAPLGVDLAMTTNGVRLPELAADLAAAGLRRVNVSLDSLCPETFRALTRRDELDRVLAGIDAALDAGLDPVKLNCVVIRGVNDAEVVDLAAFGRARGVGVRFIEFMPLDAQGEWSMDQVVPAQEILDRIDRVFPLEVDADTGGHVEPAARHRYADGCGDVGVIASVSEPFCGDCDRVRITAEGRFRTCLFALDEMDLRAILRGPEDAAAVDDAVAAAVASAVGAKWAGHRIGRVDFVRPARTMSQIGG
- the glp gene encoding gephyrin-like molybdotransferase Glp, with the protein product MSLVPLDVVQREVLAAVTPLAPMTVDLDGALGLALAEEVRSDAAVPPFANTAMDGYAVRAADTAAAGPDAPVRLQVVGELPAGRAPERAVADGEAIRIMTGAPMPPGADAVVMVERTAPDGSDGVLIGAAAASGDHVRPAGGDLAAGAVVFGPGTVLGAAHLGVLASVGVARVPVVRRPRVAVLSTGDELVDAGAAGSLAPGQIRDSNRPMLVALTREAGCEAVDLGVVADDEARIVATLQEATDSCDAVLTSGGVSVGDYDYVKAALARLGTLVARQVAIKPAKPLAFGLVSGVPVFGLPGNPVSSLVSFECFARPALLQRMGHPHRFRPEVSARAEHRFARRPDGKLHLDRVRLRATDDGYAAARTGDQASNVLSATAAANGLALVPDGDGVPAGGSLQVLRLDGVADH
- the galU gene encoding UTP--glucose-1-phosphate uridylyltransferase GalU; translation: MTTPVRKVVIPAAGLGTRFLPVTKNQPKEMLPVVDKPSIQYVVEEAVRAGLRDVLVITGRGKGAIEDHFDRNVELETYLEARHKDEMLREVQATSNLAELHYIRQRDALGLGHAVSVARDHVGNESFAVMLGDDIMVDDAQLLRRMLAVQAARGGAVLALMEVSPAEISAYGSAAVEPIEPGLARVHGLVEKPAPAEAPSNLAVIGRYVFPPAIFDALARTKPGVGGELQLTDAVANLLDREPVHGVVFSEGRYDIGQRLDYLRANIELALARPDLGPDLGALLADLVRRRNLG
- a CDS encoding glycerol-3-phosphate acyltransferase; this encodes MLVVLALIPVAYLLGTFPSASLVARSGGRDILREGSGNPGASNTFRLLGWKAGLLVLVLDVGKGAAAAGGGLALDGHRGAFILGVAAVVGHVFPVTRRLRGGRGVATAGGVMAVVFPFETVAVALAWVVIARGLKKASIASVVCALAIPAIVALRDGSALDLAVTGGLAALVVARHLANLRRLVKGEEHGLGRADDDGSVAA
- a CDS encoding FmdB family zinc ribbon protein codes for the protein MPTYRYRCGECGEEFELWQSIRDDALQVHDHGCGGQLVKVMTPAGIVLKGSGFYKTDSRSASSGRGRRDGTTDGGKDGDKDGERGRDSGGEKTGDRGDRSTATEPTPSKDAEPSAPAPGGPSSTGAAAS
- a CDS encoding HAD family phosphatase; amino-acid sequence: MSGPTPVARGAAVEAVIFDYGGVISVRLLDDLDRFEDAMGYPSGAVHELMFGPTTRGDGAPVPDFHRLETGELSLAEYVQGLARRAPEVLGRPLDVDAYRAFTASSAVAVYWPVVHRVRALRDDGLRLALLTNNVREFGAAWRATFPVDDLFPLVVDSSAVGMRKPDRAIFEHTCALLEVDPGATVFVDDNAENVAAAAALGLEPVLFGTDPLASLAALDAVLERRGVRPR
- a CDS encoding TldD/PmbA family protein, coding for MPDAAPLAAARRLAGRVEPGEEVEAYVVRSRETDVAVLRGEVESLTVAEQAGVGVRVLRDGRQGYASAGTLDPVVLDETLAEARDNARFAAPDPWQGLPTPAEAAAVTPVALDLWREELAAVPTAAKVDLALALERATGAADHRIRGVEAATYHDAAVEAAVASSVGVEAATRRTACSCSVAALAADGDETRTGYGFSIGRTTTDLDVDAAARDAVDRGVRLLGATQPRSQRLPVVLDPLVTASLLGVVAAALSGEAVLKGRSMLVGREGSAVASSTVTLVDDPTDPAARGASTHDAEGVPTRATVLVADGQLRGFLHNVYTGRRSGDGTTGSAVRGVGAPPGVGARALALAPGTRAPDEIIGSLPVGLYVQTVSGLHSGTSPVSGDFSVGAVGLMIRDGALAEPVREVTVASTLQRILLDVTEVGGDLTWLPGSTAGVTLLVGEMQVSGA